In one Brassica oleracea var. oleracea cultivar TO1000 chromosome C9, BOL, whole genome shotgun sequence genomic region, the following are encoded:
- the LOC106316074 gene encoding microtubule-associated protein RP/EB family member 1C yields MAANIGIMDSAYFVGRTEILAWINSTLHLNLSKVEEACSGAVHCQLMDSVHPGTVPMHKVNFDAKSEYEMIQNYKVLQDVFNKLKLTKHIEVSKLVKGRPLDNLEFMQWMKKYCDSINGGQLHNYHALERREACKGGKEATRRAAATQQSGKSSSSSAAPRPSSSNGTRKHEPPSSNAGNHHSSRAPSSKQTKPAPAAAAAAYDEKITELKLYIDSLEKERDFYFSKLRDVEILCQNPDTEHLPLVGSIKRILYAADGEDLGAAAAAETQTLSPIAEGSEERRNSAIESQKRKLIVNQDVDAAAITSLSPRQRLSDSSDVKCSGSSPLLTC; encoded by the exons ATGGCTGCGAACATAGGGATAATGGACTCAGCATATTTCGTAGGGAGAACGGAGATTCTCGCGTGGATCAACTCCACTCTGCATCTAAATCTCTCCAAAGTCGAAGAG GCTTGTTCAGGCGCGGTTCACTGTCAGCTCATGGATTCGGTTCACCCTGGAACTGTGCCGATGCACAAGGTTAATTTCGACGCCAAGAGTGAGTACGAGATGATTCAGAACTACAAGGTGCTTCAGGATGTGTTCAACAAGCTCAAGCTCACTAAG CACATTGAAGTGAGCAAACTCGTTAAAGGTAGACCACTTGATAACTTGGAGTTCATGCAGTGGATGAAGAAGTACTGCGATTCTATTAATGGTGGCCAGCTTCACAA CTACCACGCACTGGAGAGAAGGGAAGCCTGCAAAGGAGGAAAAGAAGCAACAAGGAGAGCTGCAGCTACACAACAATCTGGCAAGAGTTCTTCTTCTTCAGCTGCACCTAGACCTTCCTCTTCGAATGGTACCCGTAAACACGAACCACCATCCTCGAACGCTGGGAATCACCACTCGTCAAGAGCTCCCTCGTCTAAACAAACTAAACCTGCGCCTGCTGCTGCGGCGGCTGCTTATGATGAAAAG ATTACAGAACTGAAACTCTACATAGACAGTTTGGAAAAAGAGAGAGACTTCTACTTCTCTAAACTAAGAGATGTGGAGATTCTCTGTCAGAATCCAGACACAGAACACTTGCCT CTTGTTGGTTCCATTAAAAGAATCCTCTACGCAGCAGATGGAGAAGACCTTGGAGCAGCAGCAGCAGCAGAGACACAGACCTTAAGCCCTATTGCTGAAGGATCAGAAGAGAGGAGGAACAGTGCAATAGAGTCGCAGAAGAGGAAGCTCATAGTGAATCAAGACGTGGATGCTGCAGCGATTACATCACTCTCCCCAAGACAACGCCTCTCTGATTCTTCTGATGTCAAATGCAGTGGTTCATCTCCTCTTTTGACCTGCTGA
- the LOC106314208 gene encoding uncharacterized protein LOC106314208, with protein sequence MVNNGVPFQVPLLTKNNYDNWSLRMMAILGTHDVWEIVEKGFNEPEKDGGLSQTQKDGLRDSRKRDKKALCLIYQGLDEDTFEKVAGARTSKEAWEKLQTSYKEAEQVKKVRLQTLREEFEALQMKEGELISDYFSRVLTVTNNLKRNGEKLDEVRIMEKVLRSLDSKFEHIVTVIEETKDLEIMTM encoded by the coding sequence ATGGTAAACAATGGTGTCCCCTTCCAAGTTCCATTGCTCACTAAGAACAACTATGACAATTGGAGTCTTAGGATGATGGCTATCCTAGGAACACATGATGTGTGGGAGATAGTCGAGAAAGGCTTCAATGAACCAGAGAAGGATGGTGGTCTATCTCAAACACAAAAGGATGGTTTGAGAGATTCAAGGAAGAGAGACAAGAAGGCTCTCTGTCTAATCTATCAAGGATTAGATGAAGATACATTTGAGAAAGTTGCTGGTGCAAGGACGTCCAAAGAAGCATGGGAGAAGCTTCAAACATCTTACAAGGAAGCGGAACAAGTTAAGAAGGTACGTCTTCAAACTCTAAGAGAAGAATTTGAAGCGTTACAAATGAAGGAAGGAGAACTCATCTCAGATTACTTCTCAAGAGTCTTGACGGTTACTAATAACCTAAAAAGAAATGGTGAGAAGTTAGATGAGGTGAGAATCATGGAGAAAGTTCTTAGATCATTGGATTCAAAATTCGAGCATATCGTCACCGTGATTGAAGAGACAAAAGACTTGGAGATTATGACAATGTAG
- the LOC106319434 gene encoding F-box protein SKIP2-like has protein sequence MGQATSSTAESTGREIDLRLTSPVIVASREESMDSGNSPAASDRDYTEDLPGECLAHVFQYLGAGDRKRCSLVCKRWLFVDGQNRHRLSLDARDEIFSFLPSMFDRFDSVTKLALRCDRKSLSLSDEALVMISVRCSNLTRVKLRGCREITDLGMVEFAKNCGNLKKLSVGSCNFGAKGVNAMLENCKLLEELSVKRLRGIHEAPELVCSSSSLRSVCLKELVNGQVFEPLVANTRTLKTLKIIRCLGDWDKVLKTIGEGDSSLSEIHLERLQVSDFGLSAVSKCSKVESLHIVKTPECSNYGLIDVAERCKLLRKLHIDGWRTNRIGDEGLMAVAKNCLNLQELVLIGVNATHMSLAAIASNCQKLERLALCGSGTIGDTEIACIAKKCGALRKFCIKGCPVSDLGIEALAVGCPNLVKLKVKKCKVVTGEIGEWLRERRRTLVVCMDGDGSEATVAPDGEVETVMGEPRVGQAGGAAEVGSGNGGGSRLAMIRSKFGFLGGRNLITCTFRRWSHNDNVTSYT, from the coding sequence ATGGGACAAGCGACGTCGTCTACGGCTGAATCGACCGGCAGAGAGATAGATCTTAGGCTAACCTCTCCGGTGATTGTTGCCAGTAGAGAAGAATCGATGGATTCGGGAAACAGCCCCGCGGCTAGCGATCGTGATTATACTGAAGATCTACCGGGTGAATGTCTAGCTCACGTGTTCCAGTACCTCGGAGCTGGAGATCGCAAGCGATGCTCTCTCGTCTGCAAACGGTGGCTATTCGTCGACGGACAGAATCGCCACCGGCTATCTCTCGACGCTAGAGACGAGATCTTCTCGTTCCTCCCGTCTATGTTCGACCGGTTCGATTCGGTTACGAAGCTCGCTCTCCGATGCGATCGGAAGTCTTTAAGCTTGAGCGACGAGGCTCTGGTGATGATCTCGGTCCGTTGCTCGAATCTGACTCGCGTGAAGCTCCGCGGCTGCCGCGAGATCACGGATCTGGGGATGGTGGAGTTCGCGAAGAACTGTGGGAATCTGAAGAAGCTTTCCGTTGGATCTTGTAACTTTGGAGCGAAAGGAGTTAACGCGATGCTTGAAAATTGCAAGCTTCTTGAGGAGTTGTCGGTGAAGAGACTCAGAGGGATTCACGAGGCTCCTGAGTTGGTTTGTTCGTCGTCTTCGCTTAGATCCGTCTGCTTGAAGGAGCTTGTTAATGGACAGGTGTTCGAACCGTTGGTTGCTAATACTAGAACATTGAAAACTTTGAAGATTATTCGTTGTCTTGGTGATTGGGATAAAGTTCTTAAAACGATCGGAGAAGGAGATAGCTCCTTGAGTGAGATTCATCTAGAGAGGCTGCAAGTTAGCGACTTTGGGCTTTCTGCGGTATCTAAATGCTCAAAGGTGGAGTCTTTGCATATAGTGAAGACGCCGGAGTGCTCTAACTATGGTTTGATTGATGTTGCGGAGAGATGTAAGCTGCTGAGGAAGCTTCACATTGATGGGTGGAGGACTAATAGGATCGGTGATGAAGGTCTGATGGCGGTAGCGAAAAACTGCTTGAACTTACAGGAGCTTGTGCTGATTGGTGTTAACGCGACGCATATGAGTTTAGCCGCTATTGCTTCAAACTGTCAGAAGCTGGAAAGATTAGCGCTTTGCGGAAGTGGAACGATAGGGGATACAGAGATTGCCTGCATCGCTAAGAAATGCGGGGCGTTGAGGAAGTTCTGTATCAAAGGATGTCCTGTATCGGATCTAGGGATCGAGGCGCTAGCTGTTGGTTGTCCTAACCTGGTGAAGTTGAAGGTGAAGAAATGTAAAGTGGTGACTGGAGAGATTGGAGAATGGCTGCGTGAACGAAGGAGGACCCTTGTGGTGTGTATGGATGGTGATGGGAGTGAAGCAACGGTTGCGCCTGATGGTGAGGTTGAGACGGTTATGGGGGAGCCAAGAGTGGGTCAAGCTGGTGGTGCGGCGGAGGTTGGATCAGGTAATGGTGGAGGAAGTAGATTAGCGATGATTAGATCAAAGTTTGGGTTTCTTGGTGGAAGGAACTTGATAACTTGCACATTCAGGAGATGGTCTCATAATGATAATGTTACTAGTTATACTTGA
- the LOC106315581 gene encoding tRNA-dihydrouridine(16/17) synthase [NAD(P)(+)]-like — protein MTQNPDPNPNPSQVLDDLLSSEQQQQQPESLSSPGRVLSIDTRVEQAWAHWKKLGRPKYIVAPMVDNSELPFRLLCQKYGAQAAYTPMLHSRVFTETEKYRNQEFTTCKEDRPLFVQFCANDPDTLLEAAKRVQPYCDYVDINLGCPQRIAKRGNYGAFLMDNLPLVKSLVEKLAQNLTVPVSCKIRIFPNLQDTLNYAKMLEEAGCSLLAVHGRTRDEKDGKKFRADWGAIKEVREALRIPVLANGNVRCVEDVDECIRETGVEGVLSAETLLENPAAFAGFRTAEWAKEEGYVDGGLDQGDLVVEYLKLCEKHPVPWRMIRSHVHKMLGDWFRVHPQVREEFNAQNILTFEFLYGLVDQLKELGGRVPLYKKRKIDTPQESPQRV, from the exons ATGACCCAGAACCCGGATCCAAACCCTAATCCGTCGCAGGTGCTCGACGATCTCCTCTCCTCGGAGCAGCAGCAGCAGCAGCCAGAGAGCTTGAGCTCTCCAGGTAGGGTATTGAGCATCGATACAAGGGTGGAGCAAGCATGGGCACACTGGAAGAAACTAGGAAGACCCAAGTACATCGTTGCTCCGATGGTGGATAACTCGGAGCTTCCGTTCCGATTGCTCTGCCAGAAATACGGAGCTCAAGCTGCTTACACGCCGATGCTTCATTCCAGGGTCTTCACCGAGACTGAGAAGTATCGTAACCAAGAGTTCACCACTTGTAAG GAGGACAGGCCGTTGTTTGTGCAGTTCTGTGCTAATGATCCTGATACTCTCTTGGAAGCTGCAAAGAGAGTCCAACCTTACTGCGATTATGTTGATATCAACTTAGG GTGTCCTCAACGTATTGCGAAGCGAGGAAACTATGGTGCATTCCTAATGGATAACCTTCCTTTGGTGAAGTCACTCGTTGAGAAGTTAGCTCAGAACCTCACTGTTCCCGTCTCCTGCAAGATCCGTATTTTCCCTAACCTTCAAGATACACTCAATTACGCCAAGATGCTAGAAGAAGCCGGTTGCTCATTACTAGCGGTTCACGGACGGACGAGAGATGAGAAAGACGGGAAAAAGTTTAGAGCTGATTGGGGAGCCATCAAGGAGGTGAGAGAAGCTCTGAGGATCCCTGTTTTAGCCAATGGGAACGTGAGATGCGTTGAAGATGTGGATGAGTGCATCAGAGAGACGGGTGTTGAAGGCGTTCTTTCCGCTGAGACGCTTCTTGAGAACCCGGCGGCCTTTGCTGGGTTTAGAACAGCTGAATGGGCTAAAGAAGAGGGATACGTGGATGGAGGATTAGATCAGGGAGATTTAGTTGTTGAGTATTTGAAGTTATGTGAGAAGCATCCGGTTCCGTGGAGGATGATTCGGTCTCACGTGCATAAGATGCTGGGAGACTGGTTTAGGGTGCATCCACAGGTTAGGGAGGAGTTTAATGCTCAGAACATATTGACGTTTGAGTTTCTATACGGTCTTGTGGATCAGCTTAAAGAGCTTGGTGGACGAGTTCCACTCTACAAGAAAAGGAAGATAGATACTCCACAAGAGTCTCCACAAAGGGTTTAG
- the LOC106316666 gene encoding protein IRX15-LIKE-like has product MKSGGNTNTKLILVHPYIQKQTSSNRLCLLAFVSIFTIASLLTLLYTTDSIIPSKNVSSVISSARSSQLPTTAINALLHYASRSNDSYHMSHGEMKSISDVLRRCPPPCNLLVFGLTHETLLWKSLNHNGRTVYIEENRYYAAYFEEIHPEIEVFDVQYTTKAREARELVSAVKEAARNECRPVQNLLFSDCKLGLNDLPNHVYDVDWDVILVDGPRGDGGDVPGRMSSIFTAAVLARSKKIGGNARTHVFVHDYYRDVERLCGDEFLCRENLVESNDMLAHYVLERMDKNSTQFCCDRKKRSVSPSP; this is encoded by the coding sequence ATGAAAAGCGGAGGGAACACAAACACTAAGCTCATACTTGTTCATCCATACATTCAAAAACAAACAAGCTCAAATCGTCTATGCCTTCTCGCTTTTGTCTCCATCTTCACCATCGCTTCTCTCCTTACTCTACTCTACACCACCGACTCCATTATCCCTTCCAAAAACGTCTCCTCCGTCATCTCCTCCGCTCGGAGCTCTCAACTGCCAACGACCGCCATCAACGCTCTGCTCCACTACGCATCGAGATCGAACGACAGCTACCACATGTCACACGGAGAGATGAAATCGATCTCCGACGTCCTCCGCCGCTGCCCCCCGCCATGCAACCTCCTCGTCTTCGGCCTAACCCACGAAACCCTCCTCTGGAAATCGCTGAACCACAACGGCCGAACCGTGTACATCGAAGAGAACCGTTACTACGCCGCTTACTTCGAAGAAATCCACCCGGAGATCGAAGTCTTCGACGTTCAGTACACGACCAAAGCTCGCGAGGCGCGCGAGCTCGTCTCGGCGGTTAAAGAGGCGGCTAGGAACGAGTGTCGTCCCGTGCAGAATCTTCTCTTCTCCGACTGCAAACTCGGTCTCAACGATTTGCCTAACCACGTCTACGATGTCGATTGGGATGTGATCTTGGTCGATGGGCCACGTGGCGACGGTGGAGATGTGCCGGGAAGGATGTCGTCCATTTTCACGGCGGCGGTTCTTGCTCGGAGTAAAAAAATTGGCGGGAATGCGAGGACGCATGTGTTTGTTCATGATTATTACAGAGATGTGGAGAGACTTTGCGGCGATGAGTTTCTTTGCCGGGAGAATCTTGTGGAATCTAATGATATGCTTGCGCACTATGTGTTGGAGAGGATGGATAAAAACAGCACGCAGTTCTGTTGCGATCGTAAGAAACGCTCTGTTTCTCCATCGCCTTGA